A region of the Pricia mediterranea genome:
TGATATCGATGGCGCCGAAGACAATCCGGGGCTGCTGCCACAGTTCCGGAAGGGAAACATGAAGCTTATACTTTCCGGTCAGAAACTGAAGGGCCGTTTTGCCCTGGTCCGGACGGGAGAACGCAGCGGAAAGGAAAGTTGGTTGCTTATCAAAAAGAACGACGGCTTTGCCACCGACCTTTTCTACGATGCGGAGACCTTGATCGAACCTTCCCAAAAATCTTCCAAAGAACCCCCGGGGAAAATTGCTCCCGGAAAAATCGTGCCGCCCATGCTCGCCGGGTCCGCCAAGGAGATATTCAACAATCCCAAATGGATCTACGAACTAAAATGGGACGGGTATCGGATCGTGGCGCATATTTCCGGGGATGGGGTATTGCTGCAATCCAGGAACGGCATTACTATGAACCAAAATTTCCCCGAACTGGCCAAGGAACTGGAATCGGTGGGGCACGAGACTATAATGGACGGTGAGCTAACCGTATTGGACGAAAACGGGGTCTCACAGTTCGGGGAACTGCAAAACTGGCCCGACACTCGAGGCACTTTGCGATATTACGTGTTCGACATGTTATACCTGAACGGGCACAGTATGCTCGACCTGCCACTTTTGGACAGAAAAAGCTTGATCCAAGAGGTTATCGAGGGATTGCGAACGGCGCATTATTGCGACCATGTGGAGGGTATGGGGGCGGCACTTTTTGAAAGAGCCGTCGAGGAAGGTATGGAAGGCGTAATGGCCAAGGCCGGCGATTCCAACTATGTCCCCGGGGCCCGCACCGAAAAATGGTTGAAGATCAAAAACGTCGAAAGCGAGGACGCCCTAATATGCGGCTATACCGATTCCGTGGGCGGGGGCGTGGCCTTCGGCTCCCTGATACTGGGAAAACGCGAAGAAGACGGGCTCAAATACGTCGGCAACTGTGGATCGGGATTCGGCGAAGCCGACCGGAAAGTCCTCTTAAAACGTTTTGCACCCTTCCGCACCAAAAAAAACCCGTTCGGTAAAAAATTGGCGTTAAAAGGGCGAAAACCTAACTGGATGTTGCCCAATTTGGAATGCGAGGTCCACTATTCCGAACGTACCAAGAACGGTCTGTTGCGGAATCCCGTATTCAAAAGACTGCGCAAGGCACCCGAAGTACCCCGGAACGCCCCATCCCCAAGCCCGAAACCCACAGGGAACGATGCCAGGGAAACCCTGGATATCGATGGGCTGCCCGTGACCATCAGCAACCTCAACAAGGTGTACTGGCCAGATTCGGGATACACCAAGTACGACCTCATCGATTATTACCTACAAGTTTCCGACATCCTTGTACCCTATTTAAAGGACAGGCCCGAGAGCCTCCATCGGCATCCGAACGGGATTATGGAAGAAGGTTTCTATCAAAAGGACAACGAAAACGTGCCCGAATGGATGCAGACGGCTACCATCTATTCCAAATCTTCCGAAAGGGACATCAATTATCTGCTCTGTCAAAATACGGCCTCGCTGATTTATATGGCGAACCTGGGCTGCATCGAAATCCATCCCTGGAACTCCAAAACCGATAATTTGGACAGACCGGATTACGGCATTATCGACCTCGATCCGCCAGAAGGAACGGATTTTAAAAAGGTAATAGAGTCCGCCTTGGCGGTACACCAAGTCCTCAACGAAGGGAAGATCGAGGGCTATTGCAAGACCTCGGGTGCCAAGGGCCTACATGTTTATCTGCCCATGAACGGCGAATATACCTATGAAGAAGTCCGGAATTTTACCAAACTCATCTGTTATTTTGTACAGCGACGAATTCCCGAACTTACCACGATGGAACGTCGTATAAAAGATCGCAACGGAAAGATATATCTCGATTACCTGCAGAATCGGAAAGGGCACACGGTCGTATCGCCCTATTCCGTACGTCCGGTCAAGGGCGCCCAGGTTTCCGCCCCTTTGCTTTGGAGCGAACTAGAAGACGGCCTTCTACCTTCCGATTTCACCCTAAAAAATATGCCGGACAGGCTTGCACGTAAAGGTGATCTATTCGTTCCCATATTGCAAGAGGGCATCTCCATGGAAAAGGCTTTGGAAAGGCTCGATAGAATGTCGGCGGAGACATAGGCATTCTCGGCACCCAAGCGGCATACCAAAAAATCTCGCAGTCCGATAAAGTTAAAAACTTATTTCAAACAGCTTCCCTAAGCCTTGGACCAACAATATCTTTACTCTAAGCCTTAGGCCGACAATATCTTTACAATATCCTTGAGACTTAGACCAGACGATATGGCGGATTAAAAAAAACCGTGGAAAAGAAAATAATGCGCGACCTTTTCGAGAGACAATTGCAGAACCTCTACAATTCTGAACTTCTCATATTGAACATCTTACCGGAGATGCTCAAATATGCGACGGACAAAGAATTGAAGGAAATCATAAGGCGCTATACCGAACAGACCTATGACCAAAAGCAAAGGCTTGTGGAAATAGGCGAATATCTCCATATCAGGTTCAAAATAAATGATGGAAAAATCATTCTAGGGCTGCTCGAAGAAACCAGGGATCTGTTCGCGGATTTTCCCGGAGGTTTTTTAATGGATGTGGGAATCATTTCAAAAATACAACATATAGGCCATTTTCAAATCTCCGCCTACGAGACCGCCCTTCTTTATGCCAAGGCGCTGGACATTAAAGAGGTTGCCGACCAGCTCGATGAGACCTTATGGGAAGCCTACGAGGGAGATGAGAATTGCGGCGATTATGCAAGAAATTTAATATTTAACAAAAACTAATGCGATTCGCCGCTTCTGCACATCAAAACTCCGTGTCGTCAAAAGGTCGCTTTCCCCTAATCCAGATGTTCTGAAAACCGGCTGTTTTGTAAAAAATAGGGCCCTATACCCCACAGGATCGCTGGGAAGAAGAAAGCGGATTTTCACCCTTTACCATGGCCGTACAAATAGCAGCCTTGTTGGCCGGGGCGGACCTGGCCGACGAAAACAAGGAAGATGATCTGGCCCGCTATTGCCGGCAGACGGCGGACAGCTGGAACGACTCCATCGAATACCGTTCCCACGTCACGGATACCCCCGATGGCCCGAGAGAACGGAGTGGCCGGATACTACATTCGAATCAATCCACATGTGGATATTCCCGCCGACCGGCTCGGCATGAACTATTTGATCCAAGGAAAAAACCCTGTTTCAGGAGTTAAATACATCCCGAAACAGAGTATTTGAGAAACAAGGCATTCTCTTCTGTACGTTACACTAAGGCATCACGTTCTTTAGTTCATGATATCGCCAGTGGGTTGCAGTACATTGTCCATGATCTGTATTACACCGTCGGACGTCTTGATATCGGGCTCAACAATCTGCGCTCCCCCGATGCTCACGGTATTGCCGGTAGTGGAAACACGTATTTCCTCTTCGCCTTCGGTATCCATGATATCGGCATCCTTAAAATCGCGCTTCATTACCTTTTTTGGCATATAGTGTCGCTTTACAAAGTTAATCAACTTTGTTCTGTTTTTCGGATCTGTCAACTCAGCAAACTCCTCGATGGTCATATCGGCAAAAGCTTCGTTGGTAGGCACAAAAAGCGTGTGAGGGCTGTCGGCCAAAGTCAGCGAA
Encoded here:
- the ligD gene encoding DNA ligase D — translated: MSLKAYNKKRDFSKTPEPSGNAGDSPNSVHRFVVQRHKARKLHYDLRLEINGTLKSWAVPKGPSMNPADKRLAVRTEDHPLEYLHFHGTIPKGNYGAGTMTIWDSGSFDIDGAEDNPGLLPQFRKGNMKLILSGQKLKGRFALVRTGERSGKESWLLIKKNDGFATDLFYDAETLIEPSQKSSKEPPGKIAPGKIVPPMLAGSAKEIFNNPKWIYELKWDGYRIVAHISGDGVLLQSRNGITMNQNFPELAKELESVGHETIMDGELTVLDENGVSQFGELQNWPDTRGTLRYYVFDMLYLNGHSMLDLPLLDRKSLIQEVIEGLRTAHYCDHVEGMGAALFERAVEEGMEGVMAKAGDSNYVPGARTEKWLKIKNVESEDALICGYTDSVGGGVAFGSLILGKREEDGLKYVGNCGSGFGEADRKVLLKRFAPFRTKKNPFGKKLALKGRKPNWMLPNLECEVHYSERTKNGLLRNPVFKRLRKAPEVPRNAPSPSPKPTGNDARETLDIDGLPVTISNLNKVYWPDSGYTKYDLIDYYLQVSDILVPYLKDRPESLHRHPNGIMEEGFYQKDNENVPEWMQTATIYSKSSERDINYLLCQNTASLIYMANLGCIEIHPWNSKTDNLDRPDYGIIDLDPPEGTDFKKVIESALAVHQVLNEGKIEGYCKTSGAKGLHVYLPMNGEYTYEEVRNFTKLICYFVQRRIPELTTMERRIKDRNGKIYLDYLQNRKGHTVVSPYSVRPVKGAQVSAPLLWSELEDGLLPSDFTLKNMPDRLARKGDLFVPILQEGISMEKALERLDRMSAET
- a CDS encoding ferritin-like domain-containing protein: MEKKIMRDLFERQLQNLYNSELLILNILPEMLKYATDKELKEIIRRYTEQTYDQKQRLVEIGEYLHIRFKINDGKIILGLLEETRDLFADFPGGFLMDVGIISKIQHIGHFQISAYETALLYAKALDIKEVADQLDETLWEAYEGDENCGDYARNLIFNKN
- a CDS encoding fasciclin domain-containing protein, whose protein sequence is MKNYLTKFCLLTFGAILIGFTATAQSGNDGKVFEGIDNPESYSTLDLLHMDRQVSTFSDLVALANLEVSLTLADSPHTLFVPTNEAFADMTIEEFAELTDPKNRTKLINFVKRHYMPKKVMKRDFKDADIMDTEGEEEIRVSTTGNTVSIGGAQIVEPDIKTSDGVIQIMDNVLQPTGDIMN